One segment of Proteus appendicitidis DNA contains the following:
- a CDS encoding YciN family protein — translation MSTQTTPITTEMLLEKANKIICEHEDYLQGMRADSVEQKGNVLVFKGEFFLDEQGLPTAKSTAAFNMFKHLAHVLSDKYHLE, via the coding sequence ATGTCAACACAAACTACACCGATTACAACAGAGATGCTACTTGAAAAAGCGAATAAAATCATATGTGAACATGAAGATTATTTACAAGGTATGCGTGCTGATTCGGTTGAACAGAAAGGTAATGTCCTCGTATTTAAAGGCGAATTTTTTTTAGATGAACAAGGTTTACCTACTGCAAAAAGCACAGCAGCATTCAACATGTTCAAGCATTTAGCTCATGTGTTATCTGATAAATACCACTTAGAATAA
- the topA gene encoding type I DNA topoisomerase — MGKALVIVESPAKAKTINKYLGNDYVVKSSVGHIRDLPKSGSGSQKSENSSATKGVKKVKKDEKSALVSRMGVDPYNGWNANYQILPGKEKVVAELKALAEKADHVYLATDLDREGEAIAWHLREVIGGDDERFSRVVFNEITKNAITQAFQTPGELNIDRVNAQQARRFMDRVVGYMVSPLLWKKVARGLSAGRVQSVAVRLLVEREREIKAFVPEEYWQLHASLLTPDEQPLRMEVTHYNDKAFNPVSSDETQVAVKALQNATFTVKDREDRPTSSKPSAPLITSTLQQAASTRLSFGVKKTMMLAQRLYEAGYITYMRTDSTNLSQDAIQMARDYINENFGAKYLPKAPNVYSSKENSQEAHEAIRPSDINVIAESLKDMDNDAKRLYQLIWNQFVACQMTPAKYDSTTLTVESGDYKLRAKGRTLRFAGWTKVMPAMRNKDEDKTLPAVDVGAKLALVELEPTQHFTKPPARFSEATLVKELEKRGIGRPSTYASIISTIQDRGYVKVENRRFYAEKMGEIVTDRLEENFSDLMNYDFTAQMEDHLDHVANNEENWKAVLDAFFTDFSQQLDVAEKDPEEGGMRPNPMVITSIECPTCSRHMGIRTATTGVFLGCSGYALPPKERCKQTINLIPEDELLNILEGEDAETNALRARRRCPKCGTAMDSYLIDTHRKLHVCGNNPACDGYEVEEGEFRLKGYEGPVIECDKCGSEMHLKMGRFGKYMGCTNDDCKNTRKILKSGEIAPPKEDPVPLPELPCEKSDAYFVLRDGAAGVFLAANTFPKSRETRAPKVEELVRFKDRLAEKMRYLAEAPVADPEGNPTIVRFSRKTKQQYVSSEKDGKATGWSAFYVDGKWVEKTK, encoded by the coding sequence ATGGGTAAAGCTCTTGTTATCGTGGAGTCCCCGGCTAAAGCCAAAACGATCAATAAATATCTTGGCAATGACTACGTAGTTAAATCTAGCGTGGGTCACATTCGTGATTTGCCAAAGAGTGGTTCTGGCAGCCAGAAGAGCGAAAACTCATCCGCCACGAAAGGCGTGAAAAAAGTTAAAAAGGATGAGAAATCAGCCTTAGTCAGCCGTATGGGAGTTGATCCCTATAATGGATGGAATGCGAACTATCAAATTCTACCCGGCAAAGAAAAAGTCGTGGCTGAACTAAAAGCATTGGCTGAGAAAGCTGATCATGTCTATCTCGCAACGGACCTTGACCGCGAAGGAGAAGCTATCGCGTGGCATTTACGCGAAGTTATCGGCGGTGATGATGAACGATTTAGTCGAGTGGTTTTTAACGAGATCACTAAAAATGCCATTACACAAGCTTTCCAAACTCCAGGTGAGTTAAATATAGATCGCGTTAACGCGCAACAAGCACGTCGCTTTATGGATCGTGTTGTGGGCTATATGGTTTCACCTTTACTTTGGAAAAAAGTGGCCCGTGGATTATCTGCGGGGCGAGTGCAATCCGTTGCTGTGCGTCTTTTAGTTGAGCGTGAGCGTGAAATTAAAGCCTTTGTTCCTGAAGAATATTGGCAATTACATGCATCGCTGTTAACGCCTGACGAACAGCCATTGCGTATGGAAGTCACGCATTATAATGATAAAGCCTTCAACCCTGTTTCATCTGATGAAACACAGGTTGCGGTTAAAGCATTACAAAATGCGACCTTCACGGTAAAAGATCGTGAAGATAGACCAACATCGAGCAAACCGAGCGCACCACTTATCACATCAACCTTACAGCAAGCGGCCAGTACGCGTTTAAGCTTTGGTGTGAAAAAGACGATGATGCTAGCTCAGCGCCTTTATGAAGCAGGTTATATAACCTATATGCGTACTGACTCAACTAACTTAAGTCAGGATGCAATTCAAATGGCGCGTGATTATATCAATGAGAATTTTGGCGCTAAATATTTGCCGAAAGCACCAAATGTTTATTCGAGTAAAGAAAATTCTCAAGAAGCGCACGAAGCTATCCGTCCTTCTGATATCAACGTTATCGCAGAATCTTTAAAAGATATGGATAACGATGCCAAACGTTTATATCAACTGATTTGGAATCAATTTGTTGCTTGTCAAATGACACCAGCAAAATACGATTCAACCACATTAACAGTCGAATCAGGTGATTATAAACTACGTGCTAAAGGTCGTACTTTACGTTTTGCCGGTTGGACGAAAGTCATGCCAGCGATGCGTAATAAAGATGAAGATAAAACCTTACCTGCAGTTGATGTAGGGGCAAAACTGGCTTTAGTTGAATTAGAACCAACTCAGCACTTTACTAAGCCACCAGCACGTTTTAGCGAAGCAACTTTAGTTAAAGAGTTAGAAAAGCGCGGTATTGGTCGTCCTTCAACATATGCATCTATCATTTCCACTATTCAAGATCGTGGTTATGTGAAAGTTGAAAACCGTCGTTTTTATGCAGAAAAAATGGGTGAAATTGTCACAGATCGCTTAGAAGAGAATTTTAGCGATTTAATGAATTACGATTTTACTGCGCAAATGGAAGATCACCTCGACCATGTTGCTAATAATGAAGAAAACTGGAAAGCGGTATTAGATGCATTCTTCACTGATTTTAGTCAGCAATTAGATGTCGCTGAAAAAGATCCTGAAGAAGGTGGAATGCGACCAAATCCAATGGTGATCACGTCGATTGAATGTCCAACTTGTTCTCGTCATATGGGCATTAGAACAGCGACAACAGGCGTATTCTTAGGATGTTCAGGCTATGCTTTACCGCCTAAAGAGCGTTGTAAGCAAACCATCAACCTTATCCCTGAAGATGAATTATTAAATATTCTTGAAGGGGAAGATGCAGAAACTAACGCATTACGTGCACGTCGTCGTTGTCCGAAATGTGGTACTGCAATGGATAGTTACCTGATTGATACTCATCGTAAATTACATGTTTGTGGTAATAATCCTGCATGTGATGGTTATGAAGTTGAAGAAGGTGAATTCCGCTTAAAAGGTTACGAAGGTCCAGTTATTGAGTGTGATAAATGTGGCTCTGAAATGCACCTGAAAATGGGGCGTTTTGGTAAATACATGGGTTGTACTAATGATGACTGCAAAAATACGCGTAAAATTTTAAAAAGCGGTGAAATTGCACCACCGAAGGAAGATCCCGTTCCACTTCCTGAGTTGCCATGCGAAAAATCAGATGCTTACTTTGTCTTACGAGATGGCGCTGCGGGTGTATTTTTGGCCGCAAACACGTTCCCTAAATCAAGAGAAACGCGCGCGCCAAAAGTAGAAGAACTGGTTCGCTTTAAAGACCGTTTAGCAGAGAAAATGCGCTATTTAGCAGAAGCTCCGGTGGCTGATCCTGAAGGAAATCCAACTATTGTGCGTTTTAGTCGTAAAACAAAACAGCAATATGTTTCTTCAGAGAAAGATGGCAAGGCTACAGGTTGGTCTGCGTTTTATGTCGATGGCAAATGGGTTGAAAAAACCAAATAA
- the sodC gene encoding superoxide dismutase [Cu-Zn] SodC, with the protein MKLMPLLLSGLLFTSVASAATLDVTLKEALPTGAGNDIGVVTITETDYGLLFTPKLTGLTPGIHGFHIHANGSCEPDMKDGKPVPALKAGGHLDPEKTGVHLGPYNKAGHLGDLPGLVVNDHGVADYAVLAPKLTKLEQVKDKAIMVHVGGDNYSDDPEALGGGGARMACGVIK; encoded by the coding sequence ATGAAACTGATGCCTTTGTTACTATCTGGCTTACTCTTCACTTCTGTGGCAAGCGCTGCAACGTTAGATGTCACGTTAAAAGAAGCTTTACCGACGGGAGCAGGCAACGATATTGGTGTTGTGACTATCACTGAAACTGATTATGGGCTGTTATTTACGCCAAAACTCACTGGATTAACACCGGGTATTCATGGTTTTCATATCCATGCTAATGGTTCTTGTGAGCCGGATATGAAAGATGGCAAACCTGTACCAGCGTTAAAAGCAGGAGGGCATTTAGATCCTGAAAAAACCGGTGTTCACTTGGGACCGTATAATAAAGCTGGGCATCTAGGTGATTTACCAGGATTAGTTGTAAATGATCATGGCGTTGCTGATTACGCAGTATTAGCACCAAAACTCACTAAACTTGAACAAGTGAAAGATAAAGCAATTATGGTGCATGTGGGTGGCGACAACTATTCTGATGATCCTGAGGCACTTGGTGGCGGTGGCGCAAGAATGGCATGTGGTGTGATTAAATAA
- the cysB gene encoding HTH-type transcriptional regulator CysB, with the protein MKLQQLRYIVEVVNNDLNVSTTAERLYTSQPGISKQIRMLEDELGIQIFSRSGKHLTHVTPAGEEIVRLSREILSKTEAIRSAAGEHTYPDRGSLSIATTHTQARYVLPPVIKGFIERYPDVSLHMNQGSPTQIAEDVCRGKSDFAIATESLHLYNDLVMLPCYRWNRIVVVSKDHPLAQKREVTLKELAGYDIVTYTHGFTGRSDLDDAFGKVGLKPKIVFTATDADVIKTYVRLHLGIGVIASMAFDPVLDSDLVAIDMRDKFSYSTTKIAFRRSGFLRGYMYDFMWRFAPHLTRNLIEQAVALRTNEEIEELFKDIELPLV; encoded by the coding sequence ATGAAATTACAACAGTTGCGTTATATCGTTGAAGTGGTGAATAACGATTTAAATGTTTCGACCACGGCAGAGCGTTTGTATACATCTCAACCGGGAATAAGTAAACAAATTCGCATGTTAGAAGATGAGCTTGGTATACAAATATTTTCTCGTAGTGGTAAGCATCTAACGCATGTGACACCGGCAGGTGAAGAAATTGTAAGGCTGTCTAGAGAGATTTTGTCAAAAACCGAAGCTATTCGATCAGCGGCGGGTGAGCACACTTATCCAGATAGAGGTTCGCTATCAATTGCAACAACGCATACGCAAGCTCGTTATGTATTACCGCCAGTAATAAAAGGTTTTATTGAGCGTTATCCTGATGTTTCATTGCATATGAACCAAGGTTCACCAACGCAAATTGCTGAAGACGTATGCAGAGGTAAAAGTGATTTTGCGATCGCGACAGAATCACTGCATCTTTATAACGATTTAGTGATGCTACCTTGTTATCGTTGGAACCGTATTGTTGTGGTTTCAAAAGATCATCCACTTGCACAAAAACGAGAAGTGACGTTAAAAGAGCTTGCGGGTTACGATATCGTTACCTATACCCACGGTTTTACCGGACGCTCTGATCTTGATGATGCTTTTGGTAAAGTAGGGTTAAAACCTAAAATTGTTTTCACTGCAACCGATGCGGATGTCATTAAAACTTATGTAAGACTGCATTTAGGTATTGGTGTGATTGCCAGCATGGCATTTGATCCTGTACTTGATAGCGATTTAGTTGCCATTGATATGCGTGATAAGTTTAGTTATAGCACCACTAAAATTGCGTTTCGTCGTAGTGGTTTCTTACGTGGCTATATGTATGATTTTATGTGGCGTTTTGCCCCTCATCTTACGCGTAATTTGATTGAGCAAGCTGTTGCGTTGCGAACTAACGAAGAGATTGAAGAGTTATTTAAAGATATCGAATTACCACTCGTGTAA
- the acnA gene encoding aconitate hydratase AcnA, whose amino-acid sequence MSLRLKKESHATLLVGSQEYEYYRLSEVARQLGDITRLPKSLKVLLENLVRYLDNDTVVEEDIKALVEWQKTAHASREIAYRPARVLMQDFTGVPAVVDLAAMREAVKSLGGQVDKVNPLSPVDLVIDHSVMVDEYASKNAFAENVEIEMERNYERYLFLRWGQQSFERFRVVPPGTGICHQVNLEYLGKAIWSEVQNGRHVAYPDTLVGTDSHTTMINGLGVLGWGVGGIEAEAAMLGQPISMLIPDVVGFKLTGKLREGITATDLVLTVTQMLRAHGVVGKFVEFYGDGLASLPLADRATIANMSPEYGATCGFFPIDDITLDYLRLTGREEQEIALVEAYSKEQGLWRHTGDEPIFTSTLSLDMGTVEASLAGPKRPQDRVNLPSVPKAFKAAVDLETNKKPLAQFPQVKIDDYPAFELTDGAVVIAAITSCTNTSNPNVLMAAGLLAKNAVEKGLQRKPWVKSSLAPGSKVVTDYLNLAGLTPYLDELGFNLVGYGCTTCIGNSGPLLAPIESAIKDNDLTIAAVLSGNRNFEGRIHPLVKTNWLASPPLVVAYALSGNMNIDLTKEPLGKDKQGAPVYLKDIWPDSKAIADAVEKVKTEMFHKEYSAVFEGDETWKSLQTQDTPVYDWQPDSTYIRHPPFFEGMSKTPAPIKDIHQASILAILGDSVTTDHISPAGNIKADSPAGRYLREHGVEPKDFNSYGSRRGNHEVMMRGTFANIRIRNEMVPGIEGGFTKHIPTGEILAIYDASMRYQQENTPLAIIAGNEYGSGSSRDWAAKGTRLLGVRVVIAGSFERIHRSNLIGMGVLPLEFPKGVSRQTLGLKGDEKIEITGLHALIPNQDVAVNITFANNRTETIMARCRIDTQTELAYFQHGGILHYVIRNML is encoded by the coding sequence ATGTCGTTACGTTTGAAAAAAGAGAGCCATGCTACGCTCTTAGTCGGATCTCAAGAATATGAGTACTACCGCCTTTCAGAAGTTGCCCGCCAATTAGGCGATATTACCCGTCTTCCTAAGTCTCTGAAGGTGTTACTAGAAAACTTAGTGCGTTATCTCGACAATGATACTGTTGTTGAGGAGGATATTAAGGCACTCGTTGAGTGGCAAAAAACAGCACATGCATCACGAGAAATTGCATATCGACCGGCAAGGGTACTTATGCAAGATTTTACTGGTGTGCCTGCTGTTGTTGATTTAGCCGCTATGCGTGAAGCTGTAAAATCTTTGGGTGGGCAAGTGGATAAAGTTAATCCATTATCACCCGTTGATTTGGTTATTGACCACTCTGTTATGGTTGATGAATATGCCAGTAAAAATGCGTTTGCTGAAAACGTGGAAATTGAAATGGAGCGTAACTATGAACGCTACCTTTTTTTACGTTGGGGACAACAATCCTTTGAACGCTTTCGTGTCGTGCCGCCGGGTACAGGAATTTGCCATCAGGTAAACCTGGAGTACTTAGGCAAAGCGATTTGGTCTGAGGTGCAAAACGGGCGCCATGTGGCTTATCCTGATACCTTAGTCGGTACGGATTCTCACACCACAATGATAAATGGTCTTGGTGTTTTAGGTTGGGGAGTAGGCGGCATTGAAGCAGAAGCTGCAATGTTAGGACAACCTATCTCCATGCTAATTCCAGATGTTGTTGGCTTTAAATTAACAGGAAAATTACGTGAAGGGATCACGGCAACGGATCTGGTATTAACCGTCACACAGATGTTACGCGCTCATGGTGTTGTGGGTAAATTTGTGGAGTTCTATGGAGATGGTTTAGCGTCATTACCTTTAGCTGATCGTGCAACCATAGCGAATATGTCGCCAGAGTATGGTGCAACCTGTGGATTCTTCCCAATAGATGATATCACCCTTGATTATTTGCGTTTAACAGGACGTGAAGAACAAGAAATTGCACTTGTTGAAGCTTATAGCAAAGAGCAAGGTCTATGGAGACATACAGGTGATGAGCCTATCTTTACGTCAACATTATCGTTAGATATGGGAACCGTTGAAGCGAGCCTTGCAGGACCTAAACGCCCTCAAGATAGAGTCAATCTACCGAGTGTACCTAAGGCATTTAAAGCAGCAGTCGATCTTGAAACCAATAAAAAACCACTGGCTCAGTTTCCTCAAGTAAAAATTGATGATTATCCTGCATTTGAGTTAACCGATGGTGCAGTCGTTATTGCAGCTATCACATCATGTACCAACACATCAAATCCTAATGTTTTAATGGCCGCCGGATTACTGGCTAAAAATGCGGTAGAAAAAGGCTTGCAGCGTAAACCTTGGGTTAAGTCTTCTTTGGCTCCTGGCTCTAAAGTGGTCACAGATTATCTTAATTTGGCAGGATTAACGCCTTATCTTGATGAGTTAGGATTTAATCTTGTGGGATATGGTTGCACAACATGTATTGGTAACTCAGGACCTTTATTAGCACCGATTGAAAGTGCAATTAAGGATAATGACTTAACTATTGCAGCTGTATTATCCGGCAACCGTAACTTTGAAGGTCGAATTCATCCCTTAGTGAAAACCAACTGGTTAGCATCGCCACCTTTAGTGGTTGCTTATGCTTTATCAGGAAATATGAATATCGATCTTACGAAAGAACCATTAGGTAAAGATAAACAGGGTGCTCCCGTTTATTTAAAAGATATTTGGCCTGACAGTAAAGCCATTGCTGATGCTGTCGAGAAAGTTAAAACAGAGATGTTCCATAAAGAGTACTCCGCTGTATTTGAAGGTGATGAAACATGGAAATCACTGCAAACACAAGATACACCTGTCTATGATTGGCAACCAGACTCTACCTATATTCGACATCCTCCTTTCTTTGAAGGTATGTCAAAAACGCCGGCTCCGATTAAAGATATTCATCAAGCCAGTATTTTGGCTATTTTAGGTGATTCGGTGACAACTGATCATATTTCACCAGCAGGTAATATTAAGGCGGATAGTCCCGCAGGGCGTTATTTGCGTGAACATGGTGTTGAGCCGAAAGATTTTAACTCTTATGGCTCCAGACGCGGGAATCATGAAGTAATGATGCGAGGCACATTTGCCAATATTCGTATTCGTAACGAAATGGTGCCAGGAATAGAGGGCGGTTTTACCAAGCATATTCCAACGGGTGAAATACTGGCGATTTATGATGCTTCAATGCGTTATCAGCAAGAAAATACACCACTGGCAATTATTGCAGGTAATGAATATGGCTCTGGCTCTAGCCGAGATTGGGCAGCGAAGGGAACGCGTTTATTAGGTGTGCGAGTCGTCATCGCAGGCTCTTTTGAGCGTATTCACCGTTCTAACTTAATCGGCATGGGGGTTTTACCTTTAGAATTTCCTAAAGGGGTTTCTCGTCAAACATTGGGTCTAAAAGGTGATGAGAAAATTGAGATCACCGGGCTTCATGCATTAATACCGAATCAAGATGTCGCGGTTAATATTACTTTTGCAAATAATCGTACTGAAACTATTATGGCGCGTTGTCGTATTGATACTCAAACTGAATTAGCTTATTTCCAACATGGTGGCATATTGCATTATGTAATTAGAAATATGTTATAA
- a CDS encoding transferase: MKKYIITNESKEYNGVTLFKIKRVYTGSPGGWIEDESNLSREDGCFIYDDAMVFGNARVIENAIISKNAKVYDNAIISGNAKVSDDAAIYDSAVVTQNASIENRGVVRGNAKVEGNAVVFKHAIVEGNTVVSGDEKVKYYVGNWEDIERVIQFTFYINHTDQESNIYANGKHQVPIGVGLIVLDKEERHFKVSEEEMHKNICIVDDKNKTLNPDIHISKEAKGYVHPHTENLYEQINYSACIWYVSVDKIMDTLKLCAQFTVNGKQYTTAFRSNSPIYRQSVVTLNVIPPRIFTKEDMNIDPLIYPEVEKNVSIPGGTLSKYYLAFNGNGGAITTGAECEENKDFYYYHKNIYQLIGTSTDQSVLLDPSGYYTKNFHFENMPSIKVTSSNKKRVGLCFWTYSINIGLPLFSSKKEEKMDCIIRDQYGNGANVSVKADENNKLIFMLDNKVKLAY; the protein is encoded by the coding sequence ATGAAAAAATATATTATTACAAATGAATCCAAAGAATATAATGGCGTTACTCTGTTTAAAATTAAAAGAGTATATACTGGTAGTCCAGGGGGGTGGATTGAAGATGAAAGTAATTTAAGTCGAGAAGATGGTTGTTTTATTTATGATGATGCAATGGTATTTGGTAATGCGAGAGTAATAGAAAATGCAATAATATCAAAAAATGCTAAAGTTTATGATAATGCGATAATTTCAGGTAATGCTAAAGTATCTGATGATGCAGCAATATATGATTCTGCTGTAGTCACACAAAACGCGAGTATTGAAAATAGAGGTGTTGTTCGAGGAAATGCAAAAGTTGAAGGTAATGCGGTTGTTTTTAAGCATGCTATTGTTGAAGGAAATACCGTCGTATCAGGTGATGAAAAAGTTAAATATTATGTAGGTAATTGGGAAGATATTGAACGTGTAATACAATTTACTTTTTATATTAATCACACGGATCAAGAATCAAATATTTATGCAAATGGTAAACATCAAGTTCCTATCGGTGTTGGTTTAATTGTACTAGATAAAGAAGAAAGACATTTTAAAGTGTCAGAAGAAGAAATGCATAAAAATATTTGTATTGTTGATGATAAAAATAAAACGTTAAATCCAGATATCCATATTTCTAAAGAAGCAAAAGGTTATGTTCATCCTCACACTGAGAATCTTTATGAGCAAATAAATTATTCAGCATGTATATGGTATGTATCTGTTGATAAAATCATGGATACTTTAAAACTATGTGCACAATTTACTGTCAATGGTAAACAATATACAACCGCTTTTAGATCTAATAGTCCTATATATCGGCAGAGTGTTGTAACATTAAATGTTATACCGCCTCGCATTTTTACAAAAGAGGATATGAATATTGATCCGCTAATATACCCAGAAGTAGAAAAAAATGTATCGATACCCGGTGGAACGCTGTCTAAGTATTACCTTGCATTTAATGGTAATGGCGGTGCAATAACAACAGGTGCAGAATGTGAGGAAAATAAAGATTTTTATTATTATCATAAAAATATTTATCAATTAATAGGTACATCAACGGATCAATCGGTTTTATTAGATCCTTCTGGTTATTATACAAAGAATTTCCATTTTGAGAATATGCCCTCAATTAAAGTAACATCAAGTAATAAAAAAAGAGTAGGATTATGTTTCTGGACTTATAGTATAAATATTGGGCTACCATTATTTTCAAGTAAGAAAGAAGAAAAAATGGATTGTATTATTCGAGATCAATATGGGAATGGTGCTAATGTTTCAGTTAAAGCAGATGAAAATAATAAATTAATTTTTATGTTAGATAATAAAGTGAAATTAGCCTATTAA
- the nlpA gene encoding lipoprotein NlpA, protein MPLHFSGRIFGALLLAGTLLTGCDNSDKNSYSIKVGVINGAEQDVAEIAKKVAKEKYGLEVELVSFSGSLLPNDPTANKELDANVFQHRPFLAQDNQSRGYNLVAVGNTFVFPMAGYSTKIKHISELKSGDTIAVPNDPTNLGRALLLLDKENLITLKPNSGLLPTAIDIIDNPHKLKIMELEGAQLPRVLNDPKVTVAIISTTYIQQINLSPTKDSIFIEDKNSPYTNIIVTREDNKNADNVRDFIKAYQSPEVATAAETIFNGGAIQGW, encoded by the coding sequence ATGCCATTACATTTTTCTGGTCGGATTTTCGGCGCGTTGCTATTAGCAGGAACATTATTAACAGGCTGTGATAATAGCGATAAAAATAGCTATTCAATCAAGGTTGGTGTGATTAATGGTGCTGAACAAGATGTAGCTGAGATTGCTAAAAAAGTCGCAAAAGAAAAATATGGCTTAGAAGTCGAATTGGTAAGTTTCAGTGGTTCATTATTGCCTAATGATCCCACTGCAAATAAAGAACTTGATGCCAATGTTTTTCAACATCGCCCTTTTCTTGCCCAAGATAATCAATCTCGTGGTTACAATTTAGTCGCTGTCGGTAATACCTTTGTTTTTCCTATGGCGGGTTATTCAACTAAAATCAAACATATTTCAGAGTTAAAATCAGGTGATACCATTGCAGTTCCTAACGATCCCACCAATTTAGGTCGAGCATTACTGTTATTAGATAAAGAAAATCTTATTACGCTAAAACCAAACAGTGGTTTATTGCCTACGGCTATCGATATTATTGATAATCCTCACAAGCTTAAAATTATGGAGCTAGAAGGCGCGCAATTACCACGAGTTTTAAACGATCCAAAAGTCACTGTCGCTATTATCAGTACAACTTATATCCAGCAAATTAATTTATCACCTACCAAAGACAGTATTTTTATTGAGGATAAAAACTCGCCTTACACCAATATTATTGTGACAAGAGAAGATAATAAAAACGCTGATAACGTCCGTGATTTTATTAAGGCTTATCAGTCACCCGAAGTTGCCACGGCTGCCGAAACCATTTTTAACGGTGGGGCAATTCAAGGCTGGTAA
- the ribA gene encoding GTP cyclohydrolase II, with protein sequence MKLRRIAEAKLPTPFGEFLMVGFEEIATGKDHVALVYGDISGSEPVLSRIHSECLTGDALFSLRCDCGFQLEAALSQISKTGRGVLLYHRQEGRNIGLLNKIRAYALQDKGLDTVEANLELGFKADERDFTLCADMYNLLGVHEVRLLTNNPKKIEIMKAAGINVIERVPLIVGRNPSNAHYLDTKADKMGHLLFKKVQ encoded by the coding sequence ATGAAATTAAGACGTATCGCAGAAGCAAAACTACCTACTCCTTTTGGTGAGTTTTTAATGGTGGGTTTTGAAGAAATCGCAACAGGAAAAGATCATGTCGCCCTTGTTTATGGTGATATTTCAGGCTCCGAGCCAGTATTATCTCGCATTCATTCAGAATGTTTAACAGGTGATGCCTTATTTAGCCTACGTTGTGATTGTGGTTTCCAACTTGAAGCTGCGCTTTCACAAATAAGCAAAACAGGTCGTGGCGTATTACTTTATCATCGCCAAGAAGGGCGAAATATTGGATTACTAAATAAAATACGAGCTTATGCATTACAAGATAAAGGATTAGATACCGTTGAAGCGAACCTTGAACTAGGTTTTAAAGCTGATGAACGTGATTTTACCCTTTGTGCTGATATGTATAACCTCTTAGGTGTTCATGAAGTTCGATTATTAACCAATAACCCGAAGAAAATTGAAATCATGAAAGCTGCTGGTATCAATGTCATTGAGCGAGTGCCCTTAATTGTAGGACGTAATCCAAGTAATGCACATTATCTTGATACTAAAGCCGATAAAATGGGCCATCTTTTATTTAAGAAAGTGCAATAA
- the pgpB gene encoding phosphatidylglycerophosphatase B — MNKQVTKLILLGSMLLLIIPSAVLILGWQWQPTDHPLGGISTLWIADSAAKPWGTVTVIVVLALLFMVLKLKLNHFIQLAVIIIATLSIGQLIKVAVKNTVKEPRPYVVWVSENLHITPEAFYQVSRSEREQLLQNGLIHSPVIPKWQLKHWKAETGYAFPSGHSLFSATLALFVFALFMLRRHYFLASLGLLWGINVTVGRIVLGMHWASDVIVGILISTVLVWCAFKVIERRLWL, encoded by the coding sequence TTGAATAAGCAAGTAACAAAGTTGATCCTATTAGGTAGTATGTTGCTCTTAATCATACCAAGTGCTGTGTTGATATTAGGTTGGCAATGGCAACCTACCGATCACCCTTTAGGCGGTATAAGTACATTATGGATAGCAGATAGTGCCGCAAAACCTTGGGGGACAGTGACGGTTATTGTTGTGTTAGCGTTACTCTTTATGGTTTTGAAATTGAAACTTAACCATTTCATTCAATTAGCAGTGATAATTATTGCTACATTATCTATTGGGCAATTAATTAAGGTTGCGGTTAAAAATACAGTTAAAGAGCCTCGCCCTTATGTTGTTTGGGTGAGTGAAAATTTGCACATTACCCCAGAGGCGTTTTATCAAGTATCAAGATCTGAGCGAGAACAATTGCTTCAAAATGGATTAATTCATTCACCTGTGATCCCCAAATGGCAGCTTAAACATTGGAAAGCTGAAACAGGTTATGCTTTTCCGTCTGGTCATAGTTTATTTTCAGCCACACTCGCATTATTTGTTTTTGCCCTTTTTATGTTGCGTCGCCATTATTTTTTAGCGTCACTCGGGTTATTATGGGGAATTAATGTCACGGTAGGGCGTATTGTATTAGGAATGCACTGGGCATCTGATGTGATTGTCGGTATTCTTATCAGCACAGTGTTGGTTTGGTGTGCATTTAAGGTGATTGAGCGGCGTTTATGGCTCTAA
- a CDS encoding LapA family protein, translating to MTLGSNNDQVVTFNYLIAQGEYRISTLLATLFGVGFVLGWIVSGVFYLRARLSLGRAKRKIKRLESAQTKQENQESRPTVASATK from the coding sequence ATGACTTTAGGCTCCAATAACGATCAGGTAGTCACATTTAATTATCTTATTGCTCAAGGTGAGTATCGTATTTCTACCTTGTTAGCTACCTTGTTCGGTGTGGGCTTTGTGCTTGGCTGGATTGTAAGTGGTGTTTTTTATCTACGCGCTCGTTTATCATTAGGCCGAGCAAAACGTAAAATTAAACGTCTTGAAAGCGCCCAAACAAAACAAGAAAACCAAGAAAGTCGCCCAACGGTTGCTTCTGCTACGAAATAA